A single genomic interval of Arctopsyche grandis isolate Sample6627 chromosome 8, ASM5162203v2, whole genome shotgun sequence harbors:
- the LOC143915180 gene encoding uncharacterized protein LOC143915180, whose amino-acid sequence MTDFSPVAELPRSHTDIFGRMQSKNDSQIMKEYSDVWSCYKRNGDKATCTLCPKILGCKASLTTGLHRHLQKIHKMERASQETLALTVPASTSKQQKLEETSNLISSSRKITLEKIVSKLAAKDGIPIFTICKSEFIRNSLNLQNFKLPKQPSDVMKLIHKHYEITKKQILSKNAVMKSEKKNLVCP is encoded by the exons ATGACGGATTTCTCACCGGTCGCCGAGTTGCCGCGAAGTCACACAGATATATTTGGCAGAATGCAATCAAAAAATgatt ccCAAATTATGAAAGAATATTCTGATGTCTGGAGCTGTTATAAAAGAAACGGCGATAAGGCTACATGCACACTGTGTCCAAAAATATTGGGATGTAAAGCATCATTAACAACGGGTTTACATCggcatttacaaaaaattcataAGATGGAACGCGCATCACAAGAAACATTAGCTTTAACTGTTCCCGCAAGTACTTCTAAGCAGCAGAAACTAGAAGAAACGTCGAATCTTATTTCGTCCAGTCGTAAAATTACCCTCGAAAAAATCGTTTCTAAATTGGCTGCTAAAGATGGCATACCTATATTTACCATATGCAAAAGTGAATTTATACGCAATAGTTtgaatttgcaaaattttaaattaccaaAGCAGCCATCAGACGTTatgaaattaatacataaacatTACGAAATTACCAAAAAACAAATCCTATCAAAAAATGCCGTTatgaaatctgaaaaaaaaaatttagtttgtccatag
- the LOC143915178 gene encoding uncharacterized protein LOC143915178, with amino-acid sequence MESESVMVSRHCHPVAILETARKHAEVGSWEEAFEMYVSAFVHLTAVGSVGKDTIDKLESEFALTMSELAHFLLETNRHDELYAVIGHALRVYPEGSFVLYQVGRSVLRAGHLAEACGFLQKSLRIDPAFAQAEKYVNVTKHLLVDRWHFRMLNDRRRNLSYRRAIEAVLEPDDVVLDVGCGSGLLSFYAADACGHTCTVIACDSNDALTRVAGEAVDLNCFDNIVVRKDLSTNLEVDDDDDRRRFSAVVTEIFDAGLFGENALESILDAWDRLLIPKGKIVPKAAVVYICGVESITLAKKFRVVRTEENRLFTLLKFNNINIFRDVDEPYDTEDLTLIKDVKYVTEPVEIVRFDFQDPDSIRSVLGSTLEQTIRLTARQDCKVDAYAMWFDLILCEGVSITSDPRSAERCTAWDAAIFHTVSALDCRRDQDISVDIVWVRGIIYMVYQNYQSGVDFPVHGDIVRILNDTEYVNNMITTVSFSCLHLMQLYYLFEHISVLDNTPIPIVGMLLLVRGIAKLTYTNAAVGSLLEKLAEYNNIEFDKFVYDDDMTLNENDKYEMIVNNFIRPMGTLYAKTISMASLHQEGSLQTNGTVVPHRIKMYVRLVNSKYLNEFNRVYDENLTDVDHQQCKEDETSSKRIDLNASIDSLIESNVWHRTGTHPVFSKHNSNTVTNVTDDIEKIKHIRSIWANKSKSTRYKIAELMNCYQVTHNSFPPSDEFEKSYLSDEGCVYEDCAESRFSSTVKVTATSDGHVDAIQSYYKIQLVPDGEEMSTDHIDSFINNMYHLIDPPVQVYKGKTVNVLVFCEDTDAVKMVVDDGS; translated from the coding sequence ATGGAGTCGGAGAGCGTGATGGTGTCTCGCCACTGCCATCCCGTGGCGATCCTAGAGACGGCGCGGAAGCACGCGGAGGTCGGCTCGTGGGAGGAGGCGTTCGAGATGTACGTGTCGGCGTTCGTCCACCTGACGGCCGTGGGCTCCGTCGGCAAGGACACCATCGACAAGCTCGAGTCGGAGTTCGCGCTCACCATGTCCGAGCTGGCGCACTTCCTGCTCGAGACGAACCGCCACGACGAGCTGTACGCGGTGATCGGCCACGCGCTGCGCGTCTACCCCGAGGGCAGCTTCGTGCTCTACCAGGTGGGCCGCAGCGTCCTGCGCGCCGGACACCTGGCCGAGGCCTGCGGATTCCTGCAGAAGTCGCTCCGCATCGACCCGGCCTTCGCGCAGGCCGAGAAGTACGTCAACGTCACCAAACACCTGCTCGTCGACCGCTGGCACTTTCGCATGCTCAACGACCGGCGCCGCAACCTCTCCTACAGGCGAGCCATCGAAGCGGTCCTCGAGCCGGACGATGTGGTGCTGGACGTCGGCTGCGGCAGTGGACTGCTCTCCTTCTACGCGGCGGACGCCTGCGGCCACACCTGCACTGTCATCGCCTGCGACTCCAACGACGCGCTCACCAGGGTGGCCGGCGAGGCCGTCGACCTCAACTGCTTCGACAACATTGTGGTCCGCAAAGACCTGTCGACCAACCTGGAGgtggacgacgacgacgaccggCGCAGATTCTCGGCCGTCGTCACTGAGATATTCGACGCCGGACTCTTCGGGGAGAACGCGCTGGAGAGCATCCTGGACGCGTGGGACCGTCTCCTCATTCCCAAAGGAAAGATAGTACCGAAGGCCGCCGTGGTGTACATCTGCGGGGTGGAAAGCATAACGCTAGCCAAGAAGTTCCGGGTGGTCCGCACCGAGGAGAATCGACTGTTCACACTTTTGAAGTTCAACAACATCAATATATTCCGCGACGTCGACGAGCCGTACGACACGGAAGACCTCACCCTCATCAAAGACGTCAAGTATGTGACGGAGCCCGTCGAAATCGTCCGATTCGACTTCCAAGACCCGGACTCGATCAGGAGCGTTCTGGGGAGCACGCTGGAGCAAACGATCCGACTGACCGCTCGGCAGGACTGTAAGGTGGACGCTTACGCCATGTGGTTCGATCTGATCTTGTGCGAAGGTGTGTCTATAACGAGCGATCCGAGGAGTGCCGAGCGATGCACCGCTTGGGACGCGGCAATCTTCCACACCGTGTCGGCTTTGGATTGTCGCCGCGACCAAGATATATCCGTCGATATAGTATGGGTGAGAGGAATCATTTACATGGTGTACCAAAACTACCAAAGCGGTGTGGATTTTCCGGTTCACGGAGATATTGTACGGATTTTGAACGATACCGAATACGTTAATAATATGATCACTACTGTTAGTTTCTCGTGTCTTCATTTAATGCAGTTATATTATTTGTTCGAGCATATTTCGGTTTTGGATAATACGCCGATTCCTATAGTCGGTATGTTGTTGTTGGTGAGAGGAATCGCAAAACTGACGTACACCAATGCGGCAGTCGGGTCGTTGTTGGAAAAACTCgccgaatataataatatagagtTTGACAAGTTCGTATACGACGACGACATGACGTTGAACGAAAACGACAAATATGAAATGATCGTCAATAATTTCATACGTCCTATGGGTACCCTCTACGCTAAGACTATATCGATGGCCAGTTTACATCAAGAAGGCTCGTTACAAACTAATGGAACGGTCGTACCGCACAGAATAAAGATGTACGTCAGACTAGTAAATTCAAAGTATTTAAACGAATTTAATAGAGTATACGACGAAAATTTAACCGATGTGGACCATCAGCAGTGTAAAGAAGACGAGACTTCGTCAAAGCGGATAGATCTGAACGCATCCATCGACAGTTTGATAGAGTCGAACGTTTGGCACCGGACCGGAACTCACCCGGTCTTCTCCAAGCACAACTCGAACACGGTCACGAACGTAACTGACGACATAGAAAAGATCAAACACATCCGTTCAATTTGGGCCAACAAATCGAAAAGCACCAGATACAAAATTGCCGAGCTGATGAATTGCTATCAAGTGACCCACAACTCGTTCCCGCCATCGGACGAATTCGAGAAGTCGTATCTCTCCGACGAGGGCTGCGTCTACGAAGACTGCGCCGAGTCTCGGTTCAGCTCAACGGTGAAGGTGACGGCAACGTCCGACGGACACGTAGACGCCATCCAGTCTTATTACAAGATACAGTTGGTCCCTGATGGCGAGGAAATGAGCACCGATCACATCGATTCTTTTATAAACAATATGTACCATTTAATCGACCCACCTGTGCAGGTGTATAAGGGGAAAACGGTTAACGTTTTAGTTTTCTGTGAGGATACTGATGCTGTAAAAATGGTTGTTGATGACGGTAGTTAA
- the LOC143915806 gene encoding uncharacterized protein LOC143915806 — MALELKFSKFDNTPWGFRLTGGNDCNMPLTVVKVSEGSIAEQMGLREHDILAKINGIDTSCLSHDEAHEVILYAGNDFIATVFRNTSNLTELPTNDFAPEPLLLSEPSTLTNDINQVPDHGTKTPTLYKPFSSKTFSDITPLENPLIFSKDFQTIKQKEWKEFSSKQTNMSIKESTNTMCIQQSENIDIKEIEQSAKEIVDENMIKSVEIVQNGIIEHNSVETVETNCSTNGACELSNPGLNINNVEKKSASVENSIKEESQTITTEENKSISESKLTESSVVKKEAVLSEVQSTKIEEKKTINEIYDQSKEVSLEDVKVEAIKAANTLSQQAKINGIQSFEGSNMGTVDAFKALSKNMKHKCFSVPCEAVKLQTKSQTDLLLKTFFIHLTDVMVALTQMITNEDSPKCSRSCSPVCMCLSKTQEKVLSVREQNETKVSSKKEEIKIKDEKHASELKEVKSEMSQSCHTEQVLKEVIGNIQTATGVDVTVNGKDPLEWLADIDEKNSTAINTKIMQSSEAIETTQVESKLNTEVVNVSSETSTKDKELIVKDVENVMSPGWDTKISSSVPQTPNTDEYMFRLDIKIKGKLSDCPEEGPKVEEIPKPEEHEDLSIVRRPIFTIGDVQIERTVNKDGIESNDNNKSGIIMKSSGDDQIASVVLNRRKKSLMASNMEETKIAEAEKVSINAKQPYNSESTENTTKSIISNTEGVITNIADIKSTLTNTESFSNAATTCTTNMSHSEMVNSEYSNSTSVLSETATNNTNAVLGNANTMFSSIPASGNDFTNDIPASAYNYASSRSFANSQEGVHKTVLTSTKERTELNQEMMVYSNSETSSVIEEAPLQVKTMSEPIRNFATVNNDRQILNIASNLDSVTNDEQEDLGKPGLTDNEISAIISGDANMSREQHVMGLTKVLASHMNRPDDEINTTEVKDMVPIVGFLRDSEVFKALNEENLRIKAERLQEGRKKWTTFLQKPKGPVPFCKRDAERLEFQDPPYRVNIKKQDRKGSTTEQTSSILTEGLFLVPEVPILIPEPVPQYFEAPEYLADSSFPDLEDTGIPIPSPQKIEVIEENIAVETDNQIEEQQEEESVVEETMERAMLHETVCDTVESNDENLTVEEQLAKVQQQLIALSALPATIQQTLDLVTKKISQMVTKTTTEEFECIQSQEETRVEKNVENGCEASAEDEAVSSTDVDQIEYDDSTTNEGIVENGENNNYESTTVQNGVMEKYEEINQETNEMQMEQNGKVVEGQSIHKLRKDLIDELTEEHVMRQVKQRPSGRVGRPRPAFGPLTPQERPIVLPGGRRWRGPRDAFSDAFIAETMSGQAEVIMGKALGVNFMKYAKPPVTLDHLKSSDVYKLIHDEEQSVHGICAREGVVLAESDYREKCRSVTPSSFDKQEMEVN, encoded by the exons ATGGCTTTAGAGTTGAAATTTTCGAAATTTGACAACACTCCATGGGGGTTTCGACTAACTGGTGGTAATGATTGTAATATGCCATTAACTGTAGTCAAG gtATCAGAAGGGAGTATAGCAGAGCAAATGGGTTTGAGAGAGCACGATATACTAGCCAAGATAAATGGCATCGACACGTCGTGTTTGAGTCATGACGAGGCGCACGAAGTTATTTTATATGCAGGAAATGATTTTATTGCTACAGTATTCAG AAATACGAGCAACCTTACTGAACTACCAACAAATGACTTTGCACCTGAGCCCCTTTTATTATCAGAACCTTCTACACTCACCAATGATATCAATCAGGTACCCGACCATGGTACTAAAACTCCCACTCTTTATAAACCATTCTCCAGTAAAACTTTTTCCGACATAACCCCATTAGAGAATCCGTTGATTTTTTCCAAAGATTTCCAAACTATCAAACAGAAAGAATGGAAGGAGTTTTCCTCCAAGCAAACAAACATGTCTATAAAAGAAAGTACTAACACCATGTGCATTCAACAAAGTGAAAACATTGATATTAAAGAAATAGAACAATCTGCAAAGGAAATTGTTGatgaaaatatgataaaatctgTTGAAATTGTACAAAATGGTATTATTGAACATAATTCTGTTGAAACAGTGGAAACAAATTGTTCTACAAATGGTGCATGTGAACTTAGCAATCCCGGATTAAATATTAACAATGTGGAAAAAAAATCTGCATCGGTTGAAAACTCAATAAAAGAGGAATCTCAAACTATCACAACCGAAGAAAACAAATCAATAAGCGAATCAAAATTAACCGAAAGCTCTGTAGTAAAAAAGGAGGCTGTGCTTAGCGAAGTTCAATCTACGAAAATTGAAGAAAAGAAGACTATAAACGAAATATACGATCAATCAAAAGAGGTGTCCTTAGAAGATGTGAAGGTGGAAGCCATTAAAGCTGCTAACACTTTATCTCAACAAGCCAAAATCAATGGAATCCAGTCCTTCGAAGGCTCTAACATGGGAACGGTTGACGCTTTCAAAGCATtatcaaaaaatatgaaacacaaATGTTTCTCCGTGCCGTGTGAGGCAgtcaaattacaaacaaaatcCCAAACCGATCTACTATTGAAGacatttttcatacatttgaCAGACGTAATGGTAGCTTTGACCCAAATGATCACAAATGAAGACTCACCTAAGTGTTCCAGATCCTGCAGTCCTGTTTGTATGTGTTTGTCAAAAACACAAGAGAAAGTGCTAAGCGTTAGGGAACAAAATGAAACAAAAGTGTCTAGTAagaaagaagaaataaaaattaaggatGAAAAGCATGCCTCCGAGCTAAAAGAAGTAAAGAGTGAAATGTCACAAAGTTGTCATACAGAACAAGTGCTAAAAGAAGTCATTGGAAATATTCAAACAGCCACTGGAGTTGATGTTACTGTCAATGGTAAAGATCCTTTGGAATGGTTGGCTGATATCgatgaaaaaaatagtacagCAATCAATACAAAGATCATGCAAAGCAGCGAAGCAATTGAAACTACACAAGTGGAATCAAAGTTAAACACTGAAGTAGTTAATGTGTCATCTGAAACATCCACAAAAGATAAGGAATTAATCGTTAAAGACGTAGAGAATGTAATGAGTCCTGGATGGGACACAAAAATTTCATCAAGCGTACCGCAGACTCCAAACACCGATGAGTACATGTTCAGATTAGACATTAAAATCAAAGGAAAACTATCTGATTGTCCAGAAGAGGGTCCCAAAGTTGAAGAAATTCCAAAACCAGAGGAGCACGAAGACCTATCTATAGTCAGAAGACCAATTTTCACAATTGGCGATGTTCAAATCGAACGTACCGTCAATAAAGATGGCATCGAATCTAACGACAATAATAAAAGCGGAATCATCATGAAAAGTTCAGGCGATGATCAAATCGCATCAGTCGTTCTTAACAGAAGGAAAAAGTCTCTTATGGCGTCTAATATGGAAGAAACTAAAATCGCTGAAGCTGAAAAAGTCTCTATCAATGCCAAACAACCATACAATAGTGAAAGTACTGAAAACACAACAAAATCCATAATTTCAAACACTGAAGGAGTCATTACTAACATAGCTGATATTAAGTCAACGCTTACTAACACGGAAAGCTTCTCTAACGCAGCTACCACTTGTACTACTAACATGTCCCATAGTGAAATGGTAAATTCCGAATATAGTAATAGTACCAGCGTGCTTTCTGAAACCGCGACAAACAACACAAATGCTGTCCTTGGCAACGCAAATACAATGTTTAGTTCTATTCCTGCTTCTGGCAATGATTTTACCAATGACATACCTGCTTCTGCTTATAATTACGCCAGCTCACGTAGTTTTGCAAACAGCCAAGAGGGAGTGCATAAAACAGTCCTTACATCAACAAAG gaACGGACCGAGTTAAATCAAGAGATGATGGTGTATTCGAATTCCGAAACATCATCGGTTATCGAAGAAGCTCCATTGCAAGTAAAAACAATGTCAGAGCCAATACGAAATTTCGCTACCGTTAATAACGATCGGCAAATATTAAACATTGCAAGCAATTTAGACAGTGTTACAAACGACGAACAAGAAg ATTTAGGTAAACCTGGATTAACTGACAACGAAATATCTGCAATTATATCCGGAGATGCCAATATGAGCCGGGAACAACACGTCATGGG ACTAACGAAAGTTTTGGCTTCACATATGAATCGCCCTGACGATGAGATAAACACAACCGAGGTTAAAGATATGGTGCCGATAGTTGGCTTCTTGAGGGATTCTGAGGTTTTCAAAGCGTTGAATGAAGAGAATTTGAGAATCAAGGCTGAACGATTACAAGAAGGCAGGAAGAAATGGACGACGTTTTTGCAAAAGCCTAAGGGACCAGTTCCGTTTTGCAAGAGGGATGCAGAGAGGTTAGAGTTTCAG GATCCGCCTTATAGAGTGAACATTAAGAAACAAGATAGAAAAGGAAGTACAACAGAGCAAACTTCAAGCATTCTCACAgaa GGATTATTTTTAGTTCCGGAAGTTCCAATTTTAATTCCAGAGCCAGTGCCTCAATACTTTGAGGCTCCTGAATACTTGGCTGATTCTTCGTTTCCGGATTTGGAAGATACTGGAATACCCATACCTAGCCCACAAAAAATTGAAGTAATTGAAGAAAATATTGCAGTTGAAACAGACAACCAAATCGAAGAACAACAAGAAGAAGAAAGCGTTGTCGAAGAAACTATGGAACGCGCCATGTTACATGAAACTGTCTGTGACACTGTAGAATCTAACG ATGAAAATTTGACCGTTGAAGAACAACTCGCTAAAGTTCAACAACAGTTAATTGCTTTATCTGCGTTGCCAGCTACAATTCAACAAACTCTTGATCTCGTCACTAAAAAAATAAGTCAAATGGTTACTAAAACAACAACGGAGGAATTTGAATGCATTCAATCTCAGGAAGAGACTCGAGtcgaaaaaaatgttgaaaatggtTGTGAAGCATCTGCCGAAG ATGAAGCTGTGTCATCAACTGATGTTGATCAAATTGAATACGATGACAGCACAACTAACGAAGGCATCGTTGAAAATGGTGAAAATAATAACTATGAATCGACTACAGTTCAAAATGGAGTAAtggaaaaatatgaagaaataaaCCAAGAAACTAATGAAATGCAAATGGAACAAAATGGAAAAGTTGTAGAAGGACAGAGTATACATAAATTGCGAAAG GATTTAATTGATGAATTGACCGAGGAGCATGTAATGCGTCAAGTGAAGCAGCGGCCTAGTGGAAGAGTCGGAAGACCACGACCGGCATTTGGTCCACTGACCCCTCAAGAGAGGCCGATAGTCCTTCCGGGTGGACGTCGCTGGAGAGGTCCACGCGATGCATTCTCTGATGCTTTTATAGCAGAAACAATGAGCGGACAAGCCGAAGTCATCATGGGGAAAGCTTTGgg agttaattttatgaaatatgcaAAACCGCCGGTGACATTAGACCACTTGAAGAGTTCCGACGTTTATAAGTTGATACATGATGAAGAACAATCCGTTCACGGAATTTGTGCGAGAGAAGGAGTTGTATTAGCTGAAAGTGACTACAGAGAG AAATGTCGATCTGTTACACCGTCTTCCTTCGATAAGCAAGAAATGGAAGTTAAttga
- the sloth1 gene encoding sloth 1, producing MLLPWLAKVLDKWPGKKIFGVYRFLPVFVLFGAGLEFSMINWHVGETNFYNTYKKREAENLVKYVLYEEPADSLTQNQ from the coding sequence ATGCTGCTACCTTGGCTCGCGAAAGTGCTGGATAAGTGGCCGGGGAAGAAAATCTTCGGCGTTTACCGTTTTCTTCCTGTATTTGTACTGTTCGGAGCTGGCTTGGAGTTTTCCATGATAAACTGGCACGTCGGCGAAACTAATTTTTACAACACATACAAAAAAAGGGAAGCTGAAAACTTAGTTAAATACGTTCTGTACGAAGAACCGGCCGATTCTCTCACCCAGAATCAATAG